One Cyprinus carpio isolate SPL01 chromosome B25, ASM1834038v1, whole genome shotgun sequence genomic region harbors:
- the mpi gene encoding mannose-6-phosphate isomerase: MARDWLAGCDVTYVTVSVADMAEVKVFPLCCVVQNYAWGKVGLDSEVARLVLGGDPQALIEEARPYAELWMGAHPKGDALIKDNRISQRTLGQWIADFPGCLGSKVKDTFHGQLPFLFKVLSVKTALSIQAHPNRELAARLHAQFPEHYPDNNHKPEMAIALTQFEGLCGFRPMDEILGFLKNVPEFRALVGNEAAEELQSADGDPGRTSLALKKCFTRMMNCEKKLFVDQLNMLVKRISEEEAAGKDTSGSNGELLLRLHSQYPGDIGCFSIYFLNRMVLQPGEAMFLGANEPHAYLSGDCVECMACSDNTVRAGLTPKYIDVDTLCEMLNYSPAPVSAKLFPCVRDNADPCVYLYDPPVPDFTVMRVQIPASAQQYTVSALDSAGILLVIDGEAVATSAAALSDITLTPGSVLFISANESVSLQWPLQIRTCKTRRLTSNVLISGILSILSELCYPKCSGIKACDGRMNGAF; this comes from the exons ATGGCTCGTGATTGGTTGGCGGGTTGTGACGTCACCTACGTGACTGTCAGCGTCGCAGACATGGCGGAAGTGAAAG TGTTTCCATTGTGCTGTGTGGTGCAGAACTATGCCTGGGGTAAAGTGGGTCTGGACAGTGAGGTGGCCCGGCTCGTGCTCGGTGGAGACCCTCAGGCTCTCATAGAGGAGGCCAGACCCTACGCAGAG ctTTGGATGGGTGCGCACCCCAAAGGAGACGCTCTCATCAAAGACAACAGGATATCCCAGAGGACACTGGGACAGTGGATTGCAGATTTCCCAGGATGcctggggtcaaaggtcaaagacACGTTCCATGGGCAGCTCCCGTTCCTTTTCAAAGTGCTGTCAGTCAAAACGGCTCTGTCCATCCAGGCGCATCCCAACCGG GAATTGGCTGCTAGGCTCCATGCACAGTTTCCTGAACATTACCCAGACAACAACCACAAACCAGAGATGGCCATCGCTCTCACGCAGTTTGAAGGTCTCTGCGGCTTTCGGCCGATGGATGAAATCTTGGGCTTCCTCAAAA ATGTCCCAGAGTTCCGTGCGCTGGTCGGTAACGAAGCCGCTGAGGAGCTCCAGAGCGCCGATGGAGACCCGGGCCGGACGTCTCTCGCTCTGAAGAAGTGTTTCACCAGGATGATGAACTGTGAGAAGAAGCTGTTCGTTGATCAGCTCAACATGCTGGTCAAACGCATCTCAGAGGAAG AGGCTGCAGGTAAAGACACCTCCGGAAGTAATGGAGAGCTGCTGCTGCGGCTGCATTCTCAGTATCCGGGGGACATCGGATGCTTTTCCATTTACTTCCTGAACCGTATGGTGCTGCAGCCGGGGGAGGCCATGTTCCTGGGAGCAAATGAGCCTCATGCTTATCTGtctggag ACTGTGTGGAGTGTATGGCGTGCTCTGATAACACCGTACGTGCCGGACTGACTCCCAAATACATTGACGTGGACACGCTGTGTGAGATGCTGAATTACAGCCCGGCTCCAGTCAGTGCCAAACTCTTCCCCTGCGTGCGGGACAACGCCGACCCCTGCGTCTACCTCTACGACCCTCCAGTGCCAGACTTCACCGTCATGAGAGTACAG ATCCCCGCCTCGGCGCAGCAGTACACTGTGAGCGCGCTGGACTCCGCCGGCATCCTGCTGGTCATCGACGGAGAGGCGGTCGCCACGTCTGCCGCGGCCCTCTCTGACATCACTCTGACACCAGGCTCTGTGCTTTTCATTTCAGCCAATGAGAGCGTCTCTTTACAG tggCCTCTTCAGATTCGTACATGTAAAACCAGAAGATTGACCTCAAACGTGTTGATTTCCGGGATTCTTTCTATACTTTCGGAGCTGTGTTATCCTAAGTGTTCTGGGATCAAAGCATGCGATGGACGAATGAATGGTGCTTTCTGA
- the trex4 gene encoding three prime repair exonuclease 4 produces the protein MDSFSMHPLSPVFFDLETTGLDSSCEIVQLAAVSGGHTLNLFMVPRRPMQPGASRITGFSVRRQRLFLHRRPVLTSSLREALVSFITFLRMLGRPVLVGHNIRRFDCHVLARALDEFSLRSDFQKEVCGFVDTLPLARQLLKDSGLQSFKQENLVKTLLGVSYAAHNALEDVQALQKLYWALKPTANQIHQHIFTLDSLATAAVSQAPAAQSGLCERFSKALAIVREERAGEHLDV, from the exons ATGGATTCCTTCTCAATGCATCCACTCTCGCCTGTGTTTTTTGATTTAGAGACAACTGGTTTAG ATTCCTCATGTGAGATAGTCCAACTGGCCGCAGTGAGTGGAGGTCACACTCTGAACCTCTTCATGGTTCCCCGTCGGCCGATGCAGCCCGGGGCGTCCAGGATTACGGGTTTCAGTGTGAGACGCCAGCGTTTGTTTCTCCACCGCAGGCCGGTGCTCACCAGCTCTCTCAGAGAAGCCCTGGTCTCCTTCATCACCTTCCTCCGGATGCTGGGTCGGCCGGTCCTGGTGGGTCACAACATCCGCAGGTTTGACTGTCACGTTTTGGCCCGAGCTCTGGATGAGTTCAGCCTGAGGTCAGACTTCCAGAAAGAGGTTTGTGGATTCGTGGACACCCTTCCTCTGGCCCGTCAGCTTCTCAAAGACAGTGGCCTCCAGAGCTTCAAGCAGGAGAACCTGGTTAAGACCCTCCTGGGAGTTTCATATGCGGCCCATAACGCTCTAGAGGACGTACAAGCCCTGCAGAAACTCTACTGGGCCCTCAAGcccacagccaatcagattcatcaGCACATTTTCACTCTGGACTCATTGGCTACTGCAGCTGTCAGTCAAGCTCCAGCTGCACAGAGCGGTTTATGTGAGCGTTTCAGTAAAGCGCTGGCTATTGTAAGAGAAGAAAGAGCAGGGGAACATTTGGACGTCTGA
- the fth1b gene encoding ferritin, heavy polypeptide 1b, translating into MSSQVRQNFHQECEAAVNRQIYLELYASYVYLSMGYYFDRDDKSLPNFAKFFREQSKEEREHAEKLMSLQNQRGGRIYLQDIKKPDRDEWGSGLEALECALALEKSVNLSLLELHKVATQHNDPHVCDFLQTHYLDEQVKSIKELADWVSSLRRMGAPQDGMAEYLFDKHTLGQESS; encoded by the exons ATGAGTTCTCAGGTGAGGCAGAACTTCCATCAGGAGTGTGAGGCAGCCGTTAACAGACAGATTTACCTGGAGCTGTACGCCTCTTATGTCTACCTGTCCATG GGCTACTATTTTGACAGGGATGACAAGTCTTTGCCCAACTTTGCCAAGTTTTTCCGCGAACAATCTAAGGAGGAGCGAGAACATGCGGAGAAGCTGATGAGTCTGCAGAACCAAAGAGGAGGACGGATCTACCTGCAGGACATCAAG aagccGGATCGGGATGAGTGGGGCAGTGGTCTGGAAGCGCTGGAATGTGCTCTGGCTCTGGAAAAGAGTGTAAATCTGTCCCTACTGGAGCTTCACAAGGTGGCAACTCAACACAATGATCCACAT GTTTGTGATTTCCTGCAGACGCATTACCTGGACGAGCAGGTGAAGTCCATTAAAGAGCTGGCGGACTGGGTGAGCAGCCTGCGGCGGATGGGCGCCCCTCAGGACGGCATGGCCGAATATCTGTTTGACAAGCACACTCTGGGACAGGAAAGCTCTTAG
- the best1 gene encoding bestrophin-1 isoform X1, giving the protein MTVTYSRWVADARLGTFYRLLLRWKGSIYKLLYRELLIFTVMYGTISITYRCILTEEQRRMFEKLSMYCDQYAQLIPVSFVLGFYVTLVVTRWWGQFESVPWPDRLSALVSGHVRGADEGARLVRRSLMRYANLSGILIYRSVSTAVYKRFPTMSHLVQAGLMTAEELRHLEELPSPHNKFWVPCMWFVSLAMRARSEGRINNDVAMTAILNELNTLRSQCMRLYGYDWISLPLVYTQVVTVAVYSFFLACLIGRQFLDPAQGYPGHNLDFYLPVFTLLQFFFYVGWLKVAEQLINPFGEDDDDFETNWLVDRNLQVSLLSVDEMYDLVPLVERDKYWDESEPQPPYTAASAEHRKPSFMGSALDISVPKEEMEFQHNLEQIKEHEEANHSTPFLGSLSRILGVQSPNFPRLTPTSQVSLLRRRPRAPFSRFPLYLHPESFLMPSHARNADMEDAFSSMPLYERPGFYSCPQTPIHCVPPSIPRPRPRRVHGDSSSSLVHPLMGSQVLAPPDTPAPPSSAFPWVGEDSEHSCPAFSFPDPVPELLPKVRPSQGLPSRRPLPLRLSLETTPSPSTPERVFSFTPPSWSQAQINTASSGSVNAAATSNSNNNLYNSVANNPWPISRSTTASTANPISPSPTATQQTANQHNSANDSGISLAEGDLLGAAVKTKEQL; this is encoded by the exons ATGACGGTGACATACTCACGGTGGGTGGCAGATGCGCGCCTGGGCACCTTTTATCGCCTGCTTCTGCGATGGAAAGGGAGCATCTACAAACTGTTATATCGAGAGCTGCTGATCTTCACTGTGATGTATGGCACCATCAGCATCACATACAG GTGTATACTGACTGAAGAGCAGCGCAGGATGTTCGAGAAGCTCTCCATGTACTGCGATCAGTACGCACAACTGATTCCTGTGTCGTTCGTACTGG GTTTCTATGTGACTCTTGTGGTGACTCGTTGGTGGGGTCAGTTCGAGAGCGTCCCGTGGCCGGATCGCCTGTCAGCGCTGGTTAGCGGACATGTCCGGGGTGCAGATGAAGGGGCCAGACTCGTCCGCAGGAGTCTAATGCGTTACGCCAACCTGTCAGGCATCCTGATCTACCGCTCGGTCAGCACCGCCGTCTACAAGAGGTTCCCCACCATGAGCCACCTGGTTCAAGCAG GTTTGATGACGGCTGAGGAACTGAGGCACTTAGAGGAGCTGCCCTCCCCTCATAATAAGTTCTGGGTTCCCTGCATGTGGTTTGTCAGTCTGGCCATGAGAGctcgatctgaaggacgcatcAATAATGACGTCGCAATGACCGCCATCCTCAAC GAGTTGAACACACTGCGCTCTCAGTGTATGAGGCTGTATGGCTATGACTGGATCAGCTTACCTCTCGTTTACACACAG GTTGTAACCGTGGCTGTGTACAGTTTCTTTTTGGCTTGTCTGATTGGTCGGCAGTTCCTCGACCCCGCCCAGGGTTACCCGGGTCACAACCTTGACTTCTACCTGCCCGTCTTCACCTTACTGCAGTTCTTTTTCTATGTGGGCTGGCTCAAG GTGGCAGAGCAGCTCATTAATCCGTTTGGGGAGGATGACGATGACTTTGAGACGAACTGGCTGGTGGACCGTAATTTACAG GTGTCTCTGCTGTCAGTGGATGAGATGTATGATCTGGTTCCTCTGGTTGAGAGAGATAAATACTGGGATGAATCTGAACCTCAGCCGCCTTACACAGCTGCCAGCGCCGAACACCGCAAACCCTCATTTATGGGATCTGCTTTGGACATCAG cgTTCCCAAAGAGGAAATGGAATTCCAGCACAATCTGGAGCAGATTAAAGAACACGAGGAAGCCAATCATTCCACTCCATTTCTAGGCAGCTTGAGTCGCATTCTTGGCGTCCAGTCGCCCAATTTCCCCCGCTTGACACCCACATCCCAAGTCTCCCTCCTGCGGCGACGTCCCCGTGCCCCCTTCTCTCGCTTCCCACTTTATCTCCAtcccgagagctttctgatgcCCAGCCATGCCCGGAACGCTGACATGGAGGATGCATTCTCATCCATGCCTCTATACGAAAGACCCGGTTTCTACAGTTGTCCTCAGACGCCCATCCACTGCGTCCCTCCATCCATTCCTCGCCCAAGACCACGAAGAGTGCACGGCGACAGCTCCAGCTCCCTGGTGCATCCGTTGATGGGCTCTCAAGTCTTGGCTCCGCCCGACACTCCTGCGCCTCCTTCCTCCGCCTTCCCTTGGGTGGGTGAAGACAGCGAACATTCGTGTCCCGCCTTCTCCTTTCCAGACCCTGTGCCTGAGCTGTTACCCAAAGTACGGCCAAGTCAAGGGTTGCCGTCGCGCCGCCCCCTGCCTCTGCGACTTTCTTTGGAGACAACCCCATCTCCGTCTACACCTGAAAGGGTGTTTTCTTTCACTCCTCCATCTTGGTCGCAAGCTCAAATCAATACCGCCAGTTCAGGGAGTGTGAACGCAGCTGCGActtcaaacagcaacaacaacctATACAACAGCGTGGCAAACAACCCCTGGCCAATCAGCAGAAGCACCACTGCAAGCACAGCCAATCCCATCAGCCCAAGCCCCACGGCGACTCAGCAGACAGCCAATCAGCACAACTCTGCCAACGACTCTGGCATCTCATTGGCTGAGGGGGATCTGTTGGGTGCTGCGGTGAAAACAAAGGAACAGCTCTGA
- the best1 gene encoding bestrophin-1 isoform X2 has protein sequence MTVTYSRWVADARLGTFYRLLLRWKGSIYKLLYRELLIFTVMYGTISITYRCILTEEQRRMFEKLSMYCDQYAQLIPVSFVLGFYVTLVVTRWWGQFESVPWPDRLSALVSGHVRGADEGARLVRRSLMRYANLSGILIYRSVSTAVYKRFPTMSHLVQAGLMTAEELRHLEELPSPHNKFWVPCMWFVSLAMRARSEGRINNDVAMTAILNVVTVAVYSFFLACLIGRQFLDPAQGYPGHNLDFYLPVFTLLQFFFYVGWLKVAEQLINPFGEDDDDFETNWLVDRNLQVSLLSVDEMYDLVPLVERDKYWDESEPQPPYTAASAEHRKPSFMGSALDISVPKEEMEFQHNLEQIKEHEEANHSTPFLGSLSRILGVQSPNFPRLTPTSQVSLLRRRPRAPFSRFPLYLHPESFLMPSHARNADMEDAFSSMPLYERPGFYSCPQTPIHCVPPSIPRPRPRRVHGDSSSSLVHPLMGSQVLAPPDTPAPPSSAFPWVGEDSEHSCPAFSFPDPVPELLPKVRPSQGLPSRRPLPLRLSLETTPSPSTPERVFSFTPPSWSQAQINTASSGSVNAAATSNSNNNLYNSVANNPWPISRSTTASTANPISPSPTATQQTANQHNSANDSGISLAEGDLLGAAVKTKEQL, from the exons ATGACGGTGACATACTCACGGTGGGTGGCAGATGCGCGCCTGGGCACCTTTTATCGCCTGCTTCTGCGATGGAAAGGGAGCATCTACAAACTGTTATATCGAGAGCTGCTGATCTTCACTGTGATGTATGGCACCATCAGCATCACATACAG GTGTATACTGACTGAAGAGCAGCGCAGGATGTTCGAGAAGCTCTCCATGTACTGCGATCAGTACGCACAACTGATTCCTGTGTCGTTCGTACTGG GTTTCTATGTGACTCTTGTGGTGACTCGTTGGTGGGGTCAGTTCGAGAGCGTCCCGTGGCCGGATCGCCTGTCAGCGCTGGTTAGCGGACATGTCCGGGGTGCAGATGAAGGGGCCAGACTCGTCCGCAGGAGTCTAATGCGTTACGCCAACCTGTCAGGCATCCTGATCTACCGCTCGGTCAGCACCGCCGTCTACAAGAGGTTCCCCACCATGAGCCACCTGGTTCAAGCAG GTTTGATGACGGCTGAGGAACTGAGGCACTTAGAGGAGCTGCCCTCCCCTCATAATAAGTTCTGGGTTCCCTGCATGTGGTTTGTCAGTCTGGCCATGAGAGctcgatctgaaggacgcatcAATAATGACGTCGCAATGACCGCCATCCTCAAC GTTGTAACCGTGGCTGTGTACAGTTTCTTTTTGGCTTGTCTGATTGGTCGGCAGTTCCTCGACCCCGCCCAGGGTTACCCGGGTCACAACCTTGACTTCTACCTGCCCGTCTTCACCTTACTGCAGTTCTTTTTCTATGTGGGCTGGCTCAAG GTGGCAGAGCAGCTCATTAATCCGTTTGGGGAGGATGACGATGACTTTGAGACGAACTGGCTGGTGGACCGTAATTTACAG GTGTCTCTGCTGTCAGTGGATGAGATGTATGATCTGGTTCCTCTGGTTGAGAGAGATAAATACTGGGATGAATCTGAACCTCAGCCGCCTTACACAGCTGCCAGCGCCGAACACCGCAAACCCTCATTTATGGGATCTGCTTTGGACATCAG cgTTCCCAAAGAGGAAATGGAATTCCAGCACAATCTGGAGCAGATTAAAGAACACGAGGAAGCCAATCATTCCACTCCATTTCTAGGCAGCTTGAGTCGCATTCTTGGCGTCCAGTCGCCCAATTTCCCCCGCTTGACACCCACATCCCAAGTCTCCCTCCTGCGGCGACGTCCCCGTGCCCCCTTCTCTCGCTTCCCACTTTATCTCCAtcccgagagctttctgatgcCCAGCCATGCCCGGAACGCTGACATGGAGGATGCATTCTCATCCATGCCTCTATACGAAAGACCCGGTTTCTACAGTTGTCCTCAGACGCCCATCCACTGCGTCCCTCCATCCATTCCTCGCCCAAGACCACGAAGAGTGCACGGCGACAGCTCCAGCTCCCTGGTGCATCCGTTGATGGGCTCTCAAGTCTTGGCTCCGCCCGACACTCCTGCGCCTCCTTCCTCCGCCTTCCCTTGGGTGGGTGAAGACAGCGAACATTCGTGTCCCGCCTTCTCCTTTCCAGACCCTGTGCCTGAGCTGTTACCCAAAGTACGGCCAAGTCAAGGGTTGCCGTCGCGCCGCCCCCTGCCTCTGCGACTTTCTTTGGAGACAACCCCATCTCCGTCTACACCTGAAAGGGTGTTTTCTTTCACTCCTCCATCTTGGTCGCAAGCTCAAATCAATACCGCCAGTTCAGGGAGTGTGAACGCAGCTGCGActtcaaacagcaacaacaacctATACAACAGCGTGGCAAACAACCCCTGGCCAATCAGCAGAAGCACCACTGCAAGCACAGCCAATCCCATCAGCCCAAGCCCCACGGCGACTCAGCAGACAGCCAATCAGCACAACTCTGCCAACGACTCTGGCATCTCATTGGCTGAGGGGGATCTGTTGGGTGCTGCGGTGAAAACAAAGGAACAGCTCTGA